In the Sandaracinus amylolyticus genome, TGCGCGAGACCGGTCGCGCCGACCGCCGCGATGATCTGTCCGCGCCGCACGAGCTCGCCGGCGGCGACGTAGGTCGCGCTGCAGTGCGCGTAGAGGCTGACGCTCCCGTCGCGATGCACGAGCACCACGACGTTGCCGTAGCCGCTCATCCGGTTGTCGCTGTAGACGACGAGCGCGTCGTTCACCGCGACGATCGGCGTGCCGGGATCCGCGCCGATGTCGACGCCCTCGTGGCGGCGTCGTCCGCGTGCGCGTCGCATGCGTCCGTCGCGACCGCGGCGCAGGCGCTGGTGGATCCCGAAGCCGCGCCACAGTCGGCCGCCCTGCACCGGCCAGAGGAGATCGTCGTGCGCCTCGCCGCTCGGCACCGCGGCGATCCACTCGGGCAACGGTGCGCCCGCGACCGCGTGGTGCGCGACGCGCGGCTGATCGAGCCCGAGCGCCTGTTGTCGCGCGAGCGCTTCGGGTGAGGCGCGCGGCACGCGGCGCGGCCCTTCGCACACGCGCCGCCCGTGGCTGCGATGGCAGTTGCGCCCGCCGGTGCTCTCGGCCCACTCGATCGGCCCGACGCCTGCGGGCAACGTCTCTTCCGGTGTCTCGGGCGCGGCTGGCTCGAGGATCGCTGCGTCGCTCGGCACGCCCGCGTCGGGCTCGATCGGCGCTGCGTCGGTGAACTCCTGCGCGGACGCGATCGACGTCGCGCTCGCGAGCAGCGCAGCGAGGATCGGGGCGCATCGGACGGGAGCTCGCACGGCCCCCGAGGCTCGCAGCGCCTCGCGGCCCGGTCAATCGCCCAGGAACGTGCGGTCCAGCGCGCCGCTGCGACGCAGCGCGTCGTAGAGGATGATGGACACGGCGTTCGACAGGTTCAGCGAGCGCACCGCGCCGAGCGTCGGGATCCCCCAGGTCGTGTCCGCGTGTTGCTCGAGCAGCCACGCCGGCAGGCCCACCGACTCGCGCCCGAAGACGAGCGCATCGCCCGGCGCGAGGTCGGCCTCGAGATAGCTGCGCGTCGCGTTCGCCGAGAAGAGATGGAGCCGCACGTCGGGCTGCGCCTCGCGGAACGCGCTCCACGACGCGTGCACCGAGACGTCGACGAGGTGCCAGTAGTCGAGCCCGGCACGCCGGATCGAGTGCTCGTCGAGGCGGAAGCCCAGCGGCTCGATGAGGTGCAGCGGCGACTGCGTCGCGGCGCAGGTGCGCGCGATGGAGCCGGTGTTCGGCGGGATCTCGGGCTCGAGCAGCACCACGCGGAAGGGATCGGCGAGGGGCGTGGCGCGTAGCTTCTTCGACTGACTCACTGACTGCGTCCGTGCGTTTTGCCGCGTTCGGCCAGACGTTTCGGCCGGAGCATCCTTGATCGGCGGAGAATCGCAAAGGTAGGATGCTCTCCGCCCCCGCTTTTCCTCGCCTTTGCGCGGGTTCGAGGTGTCCAGATGACCGCGCCCCTCTCGGCTCGTCTCGTCGCGCTCGCGTTCGTCGTCGTCGCGATTCCAGCCTGCGCGACGGGCGGCGGCGGTGATTTCGACGCGGGCAACACAGTTCGCCCCGACACCGGTCCAGTCGACGCGCAGCAAGTCCCGACCGACGCGGCGGGCGGATGCGCGATGACGTGCACCACCGGGACCGTGTGCCGCGAAGGCGCGTGCGTTCCGACCTGCGACGTCGACACGCCGTGCGGCGCGGGCCGCATGTGCTGCGACGGCGCGTGCATCGAGGTCGGCAGCTCCTACGGGAACTGCGGCGCGTGCGGCAACCAGTGCGGCGCGACGACGGATCGCTGCACGACCGGCACGTGTCGGTGCGGCAGCATCCAGGCGTGCCCCGCGGGCGCGCTGTGCTGCGGCGGGGCGTGCGCCGATCCCCAGACCAACGGGATGCACTGCGGCGCGTGCGGCAACGCGTGCGGCGAGGGACAGACGTGCGTCGCCGGGACCTGCACCACGCCGACGTGCGAGCCGGCGTGCGCGTCGGGTGAGACGTGCACCGTCGACGGCACCTGCGCGTGCGGCGCGACGGGTGGGCCGTGCCCGGCGGGCAGCAGCTGCTGCGGTGGCGCGTGCGTCGACAGCCAGACCGATCGCAACAACTGCGGCGGCTGCGGGATCGCGTGCACCGCGAGCCAGCAGTGCATGGGCGGCACGTGCATGGAGACGCCCTGCGTGCCCGCGTGCGGCTCGGGCGAGACGTGCTCGGGCGGGACCTGCCGCTGCGGCGCCGGCGCGGCGTGCACCACCGGCACCGCGTGCTGTGGCGGCTCCTGCGTGCGGCTCGACACGATCGCGAACTGCGGTCTCTGCGGCCGCGCGTGCACCGGCGGCACGCAGCAGTGCTGCGACGGCAACTGCGTCGACACCCAGACGAGCGTCGACAACTGCGGTGGCTGCGGCCAGACCTGCGACGATCTCGGGGACGTCGGTGATCGCTGCGTCGGGGGCGCGTGCTCGTGTGGTGGCGGCCCGTCGTGCCCGATCGGCTGCCTCTTCGGTGGCTGCTTCCCCTGAGGCGCCGGCAGCCTGGCTGGGGTCTCACCCCAGCCAGCTGATGTCGATCAGCGTCTGAGGGTCCTCGAGGGCCCGCGCGCCGAGCAGGTTCACCTCGACGTCCTCGGCGCCGAAGCGCTCGAGGCTGCGCTCGAGGAACCCGAGCACGAGCACGCTCGTCGTGAGCGACGACTCCGACTGCTCGAGCAGCTCGAGCCGCCCGTAGCCCTTGCCGAGGCGGCGCACCTGGAGCTCGAGCCCCTGCGTCAGGCCCTGCATGACCTGCGGCATCTCCGCGATCAGCAGCTCGGGCGGAGGCTGCGGAGGGCGCACCTTCCGCATCACCTCGAATGCCCCCTCGGCCGCGGCGCGACCGCACTCGAGCACCATGTGCAGGTCGTCCTGACCGAGCCGCGCGTCGATCTGCTCGACCAGCGCGCGCAGCGTGTCGTAGTCGACCCAGTTGTCGGGCTGGATCCCCTCGTCGAACGGGCCACGCACGTGCGCAGGCATCGCGTCGAGAAGGTCCTTCAGCGCGCGCTCGCCGAACTTGCGCGCGACGAAGCGCAGCACCGACACGACGAGCCGACCCTGCACCTTCGGCCCCGACGTCGAGGGCGCGTCGGCCTCGGCATCGGGCAGGCGCTTCACGCGCGAGAGCGGGATCGCGCTCTCGTTGCTGCTCTCATCGGGGATCGGCGGCGCGGGCGGGAGCGCGAACGCGAACGGCGAGAACTCCGGCGGCGGCGCGGGCTCGGTCGCGGGACGCAAGTGTCCGCTGCCGGGCGGCGGCATCGTCGACTTGTGGAGCGAGCCGCGCTGCGTCGAGCTCTGGTGCAGCGGCGGGGGCTGAGGCGGCGCGAGCGGGCCACCGAGCACCGGCGTCGTGCGAATCGTCGCGTCGGCGTTCCCGCCCGGCGGACGCGACGCGGCCTCGCGGCGCTGGGTCGAGCGATGCTCTTCTTCGGGATCGGGCTGCGGTGCCTCGACGTCGATTGGGATCTCGACGCTGTCGCGGCGGCGATCGGGGCGCGGCGTCGCGGTCTTCTCGACCGCGGGCTTGGTGCGCAGCGCGAGGAGCGCCTGCACGTCCTCGCGCGGCAGCTCGATCGAAGGGCGCGTGCCGCGCTTCTTCGTCTCGCGCGCCCTGATGCGCATCATCTCGAACGTGAACGAGTCGCTCGGCGCGTCCTCTTCGATGTTGATCGTGCGACCGCCGAACGGGACGAGCGCCGCCGCGAACTCCTCCGCGCTCGCCCAGCGATCCTCGCGCACCTTCGAGAGCGCGCGCGCGATCACGCGCTCGAGCCCCTCGCTCACGTCGGGGCGCATCGTGCGGATCGAGGGCGCCGGCTCGTTGCGCACCTTGCGCGCGAGCTCCGCGAACGTCGGCGCGTCGAACGGGCGCTGACCCGCGAGCATCTCGAAGAGCACGACGCCGACCGAGTAGACGTCGGTGCGCGGGTCGCGTCGATCGTCGCCGCGCAGTCGCTCGGGCGCGGCGTACGCGGGCGTGCCCACCAGCGTGCGCTCGGGCGTCAGCGTCTTGCTCTCCTCGCTCTGCCCGCTGCCTCCGAAGAGCGCGGCGAAGCCGAAGTCGCAGACCTTCACGAAGTTGCGGTCGCCGAAGCGCGCCACGAGCATCAGGTTCGCGGGTTTCAGATCGCGATGCAGGATCCCGCGGTCGTGCGCCGCCGCGAGACCCGCGAGCGTGTGCGTCGCGATCGCGCACGAGCGCTTGATGTCGATCGCGCCCTCGGTCGCGATGAGCTGCGAGAGCGAACGCCCGCGCAGGTACTCCATGACCATGTACGGGCGCTTGTCCTCGAGGCCGAAGTCGAGGATGTCGATGATGTTCGGGTGCCCGATCGCGGCGGCCGCGCGCGCCTCGCGCTGGAAGCGCTCCACCGAGGACGGGTTCCGCGCGACGTTCGGGTGCAGCAGCTTGATCGCGACGAAGCGCCGCAGCACCTGATCGGCCGCCTTGTAGACCGCGCCCATGCCGCCGTCGCCGAGCAGCCGCACGAGGTGGTAGCGACCCGCGATCGTGGTGCCGACGAGCCCGGGATCGCCGCCGATCGGGAGTCCGGTCGCAGGGCATCGCGCGAGCGATCCAGGGTGCCGAGCGCCGCAGTGCGGACAGGCGCGTGCCACGACGCGAGCATAGCGGAGGGCGAGCCTCCGTGGTGATGTGTTTGCTGTTCGCGGACCGAGCGCCGCGAAGTCTGTTTCTGCTCGGGATGCGCCTTTCTCCGAGCCCCCGCGCCGCCGAGATTTCGCGCACGGCAGCGTTCCTGCTAACCTGCGCGTCTCCGATGAGAGCCCTGCGTTCGGCCCTGGTGTGCGCCGTCGTCGCGGTCGGGATCGCCCCCGGGTGCGTTCCCTCGACCTCGCGCCAGGGTGTCGGAGGCTACTGCCATCGCGACGACCAGTGCCTCGATGGCCTGCGCTGCATCGAGCGTGTGTGCCGCGAGGGGACGCGACCGCAGCCCGACGGTGGGCCGGTCGACGCGTGGTGGCCGCCCGATCCGCCCGACACGGGGTACTTCCCGGAGCCCGACGGCGGCTGAGCACGGAGCCATCGAGGCATGCGAGGAAGCGGCGAGCAGTCTTCGCCGCTCGGTTCGCGACGCGGTGACGGTCGGACCGGGAGGCACGGGTGAGCCAGGGGCGGATGCTCCCGCTGGTCGGGCCTGCGCTCGTCCTCTATCTCGTCGTCGAGCTCATCTCGTCCGGCGTGCCGCTCGACGCTGCGGCGTGGGTGCTCGTCTCGTTCGCGCTCGGCGTCACGGTGCTGCCCTTCGTGCTCTCGCGGCAGGAGGAGCCCGAGGGCGCCCGGCGCCTGTCGTGGGTCGTGATGTGCGTCGCGGTCGGGCTCGTCGCGACCGCGATGCCGGGGCTGCTCTCGCCGCCGCTCGAGCTCGCGGCCGCGCTCGCGTGGCCGTGGGTCGGATCGCTGGTGATCGATCTCGCGCTCGACACCCCGGATCGCCCGCCCGGTCTCGCGCGGGCGCGGGTGATCGGCGGCCTCGCCCACGCCGCCGCGCTGGTCACGTCGTGCGTCTCGGTGCTCGCGGTGCTCCCCGAGATCGAGCTCTTCGGCGACGTCATCCTCGTGCCCGCATCGGCGGCGGTGCTCGCGCCGATCATGGTCGTCGTGCAGCTCGTCACCGCGCTCGCGGTGCGGCTCGCGCGACGTCGCCTCGGCAGCACCCCCGAGGCCCTCGCTTCGAACGGCGGCGCGCTCCTCGGGATCGCGTGCGGCG is a window encoding:
- a CDS encoding M23 family metallopeptidase; the protein is MRAPVRCAPILAALLASATSIASAQEFTDAAPIEPDAGVPSDAAILEPAAPETPEETLPAGVGPIEWAESTGGRNCHRSHGRRVCEGPRRVPRASPEALARQQALGLDQPRVAHHAVAGAPLPEWIAAVPSGEAHDDLLWPVQGGRLWRGFGIHQRLRRGRDGRMRRARGRRRHEGVDIGADPGTPIVAVNDALVVYSDNRMSGYGNVVVLVHRDGSVSLYAHCSATYVAAGELVRRGQIIAAVGATGLAHGSHLHFEWHVEGRPRDPLRRFVGRPARPESDADEPAEDAPEPPDEEPG
- a CDS encoding tRNA (cytidine(34)-2'-O)-methyltransferase, which translates into the protein MLRVDWTGVGANCVARVEITAAARRAGWNRDDDERERDETSREGRGHLDTSNPRKGEEKRGRRASYLCDSPPIKDAPAETSGRTRQNARTQSVSQSKKLRATPLADPFRVVLLEPEIPPNTGSIARTCAATQSPLHLIEPLGFRLDEHSIRRAGLDYWHLVDVSVHASWSAFREAQPDVRLHLFSANATRSYLEADLAPGDALVFGRESVGLPAWLLEQHADTTWGIPTLGAVRSLNLSNAVSIILYDALRRSGALDRTFLGD
- a CDS encoding serine/threonine-protein kinase yields the protein MARACPHCGARHPGSLARCPATGLPIGGDPGLVGTTIAGRYHLVRLLGDGGMGAVYKAADQVLRRFVAIKLLHPNVARNPSSVERFQREARAAAAIGHPNIIDILDFGLEDKRPYMVMEYLRGRSLSQLIATEGAIDIKRSCAIATHTLAGLAAAHDRGILHRDLKPANLMLVARFGDRNFVKVCDFGFAALFGGSGQSEESKTLTPERTLVGTPAYAAPERLRGDDRRDPRTDVYSVGVVLFEMLAGQRPFDAPTFAELARKVRNEPAPSIRTMRPDVSEGLERVIARALSKVREDRWASAEEFAAALVPFGGRTINIEEDAPSDSFTFEMMRIRARETKKRGTRPSIELPREDVQALLALRTKPAVEKTATPRPDRRRDSVEIPIDVEAPQPDPEEEHRSTQRREAASRPPGGNADATIRTTPVLGGPLAPPQPPPLHQSSTQRGSLHKSTMPPPGSGHLRPATEPAPPPEFSPFAFALPPAPPIPDESSNESAIPLSRVKRLPDAEADAPSTSGPKVQGRLVVSVLRFVARKFGERALKDLLDAMPAHVRGPFDEGIQPDNWVDYDTLRALVEQIDARLGQDDLHMVLECGRAAAEGAFEVMRKVRPPQPPPELLIAEMPQVMQGLTQGLELQVRRLGKGYGRLELLEQSESSLTTSVLVLGFLERSLERFGAEDVEVNLLGARALEDPQTLIDISWLG